The nucleotide sequence CAGTCCACACCCCAGATGGACTGAAAGTCACTTTCAACAAGCTTCTGCTCCTACGTTGTCAAAAGGAgtttgagaaagacaaagatgacaatgaaatcctgaagaagaaacaggaggagctggaggctgcttCAGGGGTACAGTAACGTATTAAGAACTACCAGTTGGGTTTTTCATTTATGCACAAAGGAAGTCATGGTGATTGAACTTGAGTGACTGATGGAGGGGATCCAAAGACAACCACATACTGTGAAAGCATTATGCAAAGATGCTACAGAATCTTATCTATATTTGGAACTGTCATGTTAAACATCTGGGTTTTAGAGATATAAACTTAACTATCCCTCTGctaaagtttctttttcttgatccataattttttcaacatctttcccTGACAGGAccaggagaagaagcagctcacTGAAGAGTtagaggagattaaatacaaggCCAAAAGGGAGTCTGTGAGTAACCTGAAGTTCCTCGGTGAGCTGTACAAACTTAAAATGCTCACAGATGGCATCGCGTGCGACTGCATTACCAAGCTGCTCAAGGACAATGATGAGGTGTCCCTGGAGTGCCTGTGCACCCTAGTGTCTGCCATCGGCAAGCAGCTAGAACTTGGGATAAGAAAGGTACAACACTCACAGTTACATATAGAGGAAGTGTGTGGTAGAGAGGAAATTAAGTTCACATGCATATTCATTACATGTATATTAGTTCTAATGAATGTGTAGCTGGattaagttttaatttgtgCTTGTCTTCAGACTCGTTTGGACGAGTGTTTTGATCAGATGAAGCAGATTGTAACGGTGAAGAGTACCAGCAACAGGatctgcttcatgttgcagGATGTGCTTGAACTTCGACTTGTAAGTTACagaagcaacacaaaccacagatttACACAAGGATATGCACTGGCAATCATGAGACAAATAAAGCAAAGTGCTTATGAATAGAACCAATCAGATCACAATGATTGATGCAAGTCCATCAGTGCTGAGACCTGCTTTCAAAATTgttatgcaaagaaaatgaaaatgtcagaacacaTTCACTGATCCACTGTGTGGACCACTATCAGCAAAATCTGACAAAGAATGTATTAGTTCAGCAGAATCAACAGAGCATTGCACCATATTACTTGGAAATATGATTCTATGTCACATTGTGCTGATCATCCAACACTATCCTGTTTACTGAAGGATCAGTGGGTTTAATCATTTCTTACATTATTTGTCCTATCTTGttctcatttatgtattttgtgttcatGACTATAGGTATTATGTTGAATATGTTATCAGTCCcttattaattaacattttatttacatttcacataactcattttcttatttccGCTCTTCTAAGAAAGTATATATTTTCTGACGTCTAATATTCCTTGTTTGGGTCGATCTTGTCAAAAGTGGAACTgttagtaaaatatttatcattaatcaCCTGTGTCCtgcactctccatctctctcccttccaCCCATTACAGAACAAGTGGGTTCCCCGGCACAAGGACCAGGGCCCCAAGACCATTGGCGAGATCCGCAAAGAGGCTAATCTGGAGGGCCagcggttcaaccagcagccccACCGACGAGAGCACCGatggttcaaccagcagcctgaccgacgggacaatcaacggttcaaccagcagcctgaccgacgggacaatcaacggttcaaccagcagcctgaccgaccggacaatcaacggttcaaccagcagcctgaccgacgggacaatcaacggttcaaccagcagcctgaccgacgggacaatcaacggttcaaccagcagcctgaccgacgggacaacAGAGAGTTCAATCAGCAGTCTGATGGACGGGACAACCGACAGTTAAACCAGCAGTCCGACCGACAGAGAGGCCAGcagttcaaccagcagcctgacagaCAAGTCGGTCGATGGTATCAGCACCACAGCACCTTCAACTCCACCAAGCCCAGTTTGACGGAGGAACAGCTTGAAAAGAAGTCCAGCGCCATCATCAAGGAGTACCTGAACATCAATGACATGAAGGTACGCTGATGAGCAGTTGTTAGAAGAATGAAATGATACCTTTAGCACCACTTTCCTTGACAGTTCCTTACCTCATTTCCTGtggctgcttcacaataaaagtcgcTGTGTAGTTTGCTGGGTGaacagttttaatgtgaagcgGTAGCAGCACTTTGACTTCTCGCAGTAATAGTTACAGTTATGACCGTTACACTGAAGTTTCTGTAAACATCAtcatttatctctgtctgtgttatgtCCCTCACTGTCCCAACAGGAGGCGCTGCAGTGTGTGCAAGAGTTGAAGAGCACTCAGCTGCTATTCCTTTTTGTGAGAAAAGGGCTGGAGTACACGCTGGACCGCAACGCCACCACCAGGGAGTGCAtgggcctgctgctgcaccagctcaTAAAGAGTGGCATCCTCCCACCTGAGCAGTACTGTAAAGGGTCAGTGTTGAGTTCCACAGaggtttcacaaaaacaaaaccagccaAATGCTAATTCAGTTGGAAAATCTTCTTTTTGTCATCTTATTAAAAACCTTCaactagttttttttgtttttttttgttaaatcttCAAATACATATTGAGATGTGTGCTCTCTGTTTGTTCAGGCTTCAGGGAATCATCGAGGAAACTGAGGACCTGGCAATAGATATCCCCAAAATCTGGCTGTACCTGTCAGAGCTGCTCACTCCCATGCTCCTTGAAGGTGGGATCCCAATGGGAGTGCTTTTCAGGTAAGTAGCCAAAATAGAGAAGgaaagtttttaatttctcattcattcactgttaATTTGTTCCTTGGTTTTGTCTCCAGGGAGATTTCAAAGCCTCTGATCCCTCTGGGAACAGCTGGAGTCCTGCTGGTTCACATCCTCAATGGACTGTGCAAAGCAATGGTGAGAACTGTCTCCATATGTGTCTCCTTATGTCCATTGTCTAGATTCTATGTAATATAATGATCAGTGGATGTGTTTATGAATCAGTCAGTAACTATGTGTATCTTCTCATCAGAGCCGTGAGAAGGCAGGTATAATGTGGAAGGAGGCCGGCCTCCGGTGGAAAGACTTCCTGCCCGAGGATGAAGACGTCCACAAGTttgtgacagaaaaggtgagagGTCACTCTCTAGCTTCATCACCAACTGAAAGATGATCTGAAATTTCAACTATGCTTTTGAGATATTAACAGGTTTAGAAACTAGTACGAGTGAAAGTGGAATATTGGAGGAAACGTCAGTTCCTTTGCAACAAAAAtagagaagaaactgaagatgGGTCATGATTTAAACTCTGTGCCATCTTCTTTATGGTCAACTCAAAGTTGACAGTTAGGTTTTGTTAAATATGGTGAATTACAAGTGGGGGGAGTGGAGGAACCAGGAGGTGCAAGACATGTTAAACATTATGCCTCTGTCTATAGAATGTGGAGTTCACTCTGGGCAAGGAGACGAAGGAGagtcagaagaagaagctgagctCTGCAGAGCAGAAAAAGGAGCTGGACACACTGATTCAGGACAAGGCCGACAACCACACCATCGCTGATTGGATTGAGGTTTGTTCCTCCAGTTCAAATTCAATCTAcaatctgttgttgttctggctgaatgtttcctctgcatgagaggactgcagctgttttctacatgtgcgttaataaacatgtttgtgtgtagaacaACCTCGATGAGCAGCAGACCTCCTCCAACACGTTCATCAGAACTCTGACGACCTGCATCTGCCAGTCAACAATCATCTGTAAGTCAAGTTCTTCACTTTCCTTATGAGAGAATATTGATAACAGACTAAATATGATGAGGTGATGGTCCTGTCAGTGTTTAATGaagctttcctttcttttaccTCAGCTGATGAAAACTACTACATTGTGGACCACGATCTGATGAGACAGCGAGCCacactgctgaagaaatacctgcatgatgaggagaagcagctgcaggctctCTCTGCCCTGCAGGTCCTGATGGTGCAGATGGATCACCCTAGCCGTGAGTCTCattactcatatatatatattttactttcagacaccatgaatctgtttctgtgcacaatGATTCTAATTGTTTGAAATATCTTGTCGTCCTCCCTCCATCAGAGCTGTTGCGGATGTTCTTTGACTGTCTTTATGACTTCGACGTGATCACGATCAGGACGTACTACAAGTGGGAGTTAAACAAGAACCCCGGCGAGCAGCAAGGCAAAGACGTGGCCCTCCAGTCTGTTACTAACTTCTTCGCGTGGCTCCATGACTTGAAGGCTGCCAATCGCTGAAACTTAGGActgaacgattaatagaaattTGACCACGATTTCGGCCTCTCACGCTCATAATCGAAGAAAAACGATTAATGTGCCGCCGCGCTGCCTGTATGCAAATTACTGCGCTGTAAAGCAGAGTGAAggcaccagctgcagcagtgagtttgTGGATCGATTGTGGAAAGAGCGATTGACAACATGGCAGAAAAGCAGCCCGAGCCTTtagttgaaaagaaaagtagGGCAAGCTCGGTCATttggagacattttggcttcaaatCGTTGGACGTAGAGCAGAAGGAGATTGTTTGCAAAGTTTGTTACGCCGTCGTGTCTGCACCCCAGGGCAACACGACAAATATGTTTAACCATTTAAAGTTCAGCTATAAAGTGGTCTATGACAAAGTACTGACAGAGCAAAAGACCCAAAAAAGTGCAAGAGCTTCAACTTCAGCCACCGCCACCGCAACACAGTCCTCCATTGAGGACACTCTTTCCAATGCCGCTCCATATCTCACCGGCTCCCGGCTGCAGCGAGAGATAACGGAGGCGGTGACGTTCATGCTAGCGAAGGACATGTGCCCCATCAGCACAGTTTGCAACCCAGGGTTCAAAACACTGGTGAAGACGATGGACAAGCGGTATGTGTTGCCATCCCGCAAACACTTCAGCAGAGTGGCACTGCCTGCTTTGTATGATAAATGTCGCGCTGAAGTTGAAAAAGATATCTCCACTGCCAATCAACAAATAATCGTGTTTATTAATCGTGATTTCAATTGGAATCAAAATAATCGGGATTATTGTTTTTCCCATAATCGTCCAGCCCTACTGAAACTGACATCAAATTCTTATTTCCATCTTTTTCATccattccttctctttttccctgTGAACTGTCAGCAGAGGGttcactatctatctatctatctatctattttttttttatgacaaatgggaaataagaataaaagatgatgaaCACATGCCTGAGTTAGTGTTTGCCTCTGATCCAGTTTCCtttattcaagattcaagattcaaagattttattgtcaaatacacagagaacacacgtttccctatgaattgaaattcttgtgctgtcctttctggaataccgacCAAATTTACATAAAAATTCAATAAGGCtatgaacatgttaaaaataaggcagaaacaaggcgaatgaggtgaataaggtgaggattgtgcaaaacacttctctctgtccctctgcccccccacattcatttatttattttaatacatgtcaatgactatttcactttgtcctcccatagtctctctctctctctctttttctctatctcatttcagatatctctcaCCCCGGAacttcaggacaacaacttttaccattattactatttttaattacaatatttcagtaattaattattatataaattgtgcctgttatcactaataaataatagtctttacactgttgtttacattttaactagtcagatctgatcacatctatcactctctcttctctccccacttttccatccatctctcctctcctttttctttgctaccggtcgaggcagataagcgcccacactgagtctggttctagaggtttctccctgttgatgagggagtttttccctTCACAGTCTcagagtgctgctcattgttgaactgttggtttctctatttAACCATGTCAGGATGTAGATGTTTTAATAGTTGGCCAGACTTAAAGGTGGTGTTACAGTTTTGTTGTGGCTGGACCcggaagcagacacagagaggaacagtttgtgaaatgagttttttttttttttaatgaaaagcttGTGGCAGGCAGGCAACAGGCTGAAGGCTGGCTGAGGGTGAGCAGGAGCGAGGGCATGCGGGTTGAGCTCTGGCGATCCTGAggcaggggaaaaaacaaagtgagtcaCATGTACAAAAAACAAGCGAGGAGGTTCTTTTTCTAAGAAACACTACGAGTGAAGCTGAGAGTGTGAACCACAGGAGTGACTGTAACAACCTGGcaaggagtggaggagagaccTGGGTATTTGTAGcgctggtgatgaggatgattgaAGCCAGGTGTAGAACTCATGCCAGGAGTAGAGACCACACCCACGCACACccgaggaggaaaaggaggagggacaTGGAAAACACCATGGAAACGGCACAAGCCATGACAGGTGGAGTGAAAAGTCATCAGTTGTGGAGAGGAAGGGATGTGAGGAATAATGATGTATGGTTTTATGTAGTATCTCCAGGAAGACATTCAATGTGTTACACTTAGTTATTTATACAAAAAGTATAACAACAAGTTGTATGACATTCAAAAAAGGGAGTGCTAGAAGGAGAACGTTGCCTGGATCCTTTCTCACCATCTCATAGCTGGCTACTGGAGGTCATGCCTGTTGGAATTAGTTTAAATCCCACTTCAGTGTGCCTGAGGAACATGTTTGCGAAACTCTCTGCATCATTTTGTGTAAAGAGTACAGAggcatttgtgttttatagaACTACCTGCAACATATATCCACTAAGAGCTCCTCTCTGAGTAGCATTCGTTAATAGGAGGGAAATGTTAATTTTCAAAGCTCGACTCCCACATGAAAAGGGATGATTTATTCTCTTTGCCTGCTCAGCCCGACAGATACTGGGAGGGGACAGTATCTGCGAGTCTTCAAGGAAGAGAGATTCCTTTTGTGACTTTATCATAGATTTACCGAAATGTGTGATGCCATGCTCCGGAGGTAgcacatttgttctgtttgcTTTATCTGTGTTTCAGATGTGGCATCTTTGTTCTATAGAGGAAGGGCAGGTGGATTGATCTGccaagagggagaaaagagggaatGCAAAGTCCCTCAGCTGTTAGAGAAACAGATCCTAGATGTGGGAAGGTTGTAGAGGAATGGGAATTTCTTTGATAGAAATGCTCGTACGCATTTTAGGACCTGGCACACATAATACTACAGTGGgtacacattcagacacacaggaagttaGCATGCTTTGGATACAGGATTTTACATCTTGGCCGGAGTATAGTACATTTTGGAATTCCATTTAAGTAACTGAATACCACCAATACATGCTGAAAACTTTAAGAAATCAATATTTGAAATCACTTTTTACACACAAGTATGAGTCCATCCTTACAAATTGGTTTATGATCTCTAAAGGATAACGTTATTCATTCTAAACATGTGTAGAAATGTAGTGGAACCTATGATTTCTTGCATTAAACTGAAAACGAAGTTTTAGTGAAATTTCTGAGAGAGCTGCTAAAATGTAGCTTTGAGCTGCTAAAAAATGTTGATGCACACATCTGAATCATCCTCAGTTAATACTACGTGTTTAAAGCTACAGTCCTACGGACTTCAGTGTTTCCCCTCTGATTTGTTTTAGCAACGGGGACCAACCCCTCCAacttatgaataaaaaaatacataaacacataaatagataaataataaaataaatcgtaatgtaattattttgacACTCTACATATCAATGCACCAAGGCTTGTGTGCTGAAACACTCAGTAAGGTGGCCTTGCTGCCAGTGCAACCAGGCTCATTAATGAGAGATttagctcctctcctcttttctaatcactcacacgtaCAATATGTATGCTCCTGGATAAACGGGGCGTCAGATCTTCTGGAACAACAAAGTTAAACACTGTTTTATGTCATAATCTGCAGGAGGAATTTTTTTGGTGTGTGtacgtgtctgtctgtctgtcgctcttcacacaaacaaaagttatttagttattaattgaTGTTGAAGTGCATGCATGCAAAATGGTGGACTATCAAATTGTATAAATActtctcataaactctggagcgaatcaaacaaacacaaagtagggTTCACTACTGTTCAGATCCTAATTACATCTAATTAGTGtttattgtaaatgtgtaaagtgagcacaggtcagtgggggagtgaggagggaggacatgcagcactGTGCAAGGATACAGGATTCATAAGGTGCGtctgctctgatcctgaagcagcagctgcaagaATTTTGAGTGGAGGGGAAACCCTTGACTTGCTATGTAAGTAGGATCTCAGAACCTAAAGTGCAGGCACATGACAAAGGCAGATAATATAAACGTGAGctacaatggcactcagtaaagtgcatacctgccaaggcccatcagtccccttaaaggttcagtgtgtacgatttaggtgaaagggatttttggcagaaattgaatgtgaaataatccttgtgatgttttcactagtgtgtttcatctaaattgtatgaattgttgttttctttaccagagaatgagctctttatatttaaatactttatatttacatggaggggggtcctctctgtggaggcagccgtgttttttactgtcgtccaaactggacaaactaaaaccttttgagttttcatgacaactgaagttcaccacaggttctttctcatgtttggaaggagagggtgaggtgaggagtattcagctgcaacatgacacttcaccaccagatgtcactaaattctacacactgaacctttaaatgcaaCCCATGTAGATTTCAATTTTAATGAATGATCACAAGCTTACAACAGCGTCTCAACTGAttctacaaaaacacaatattccattctttctttttttgcagtgttcCCTATAAACATGAAATCAGGGCTTTATATCACTCCTATAAAAATGTTGGATTGGAAAAGCTCACTTTTCTGTGTTATGACCAGCAGAGGATGACTCCAACagtagtttctgtagaagtctatgagaaaatgattctCACTTGATTCATAATGTCAGTAAACATAAGGAGTTTATGAGTTTATAAGGAGTTATCTCTAGTTTCATGTCTTCTTAAATACAATATGATGTTCATTGTATAAAATTGCGGTCCATCTACAGTCAACTGTGGCCGTGAGAGCTCAATGTGCTACAAATGTAGAAAACCAtgcaaatagagaaaacacaattcatCCATTTGACGACACATATGCTGCAAAAGgtcacaacacaagcaaatacaGAAACTCTTAATTTGCAAGTGTTTTCCTGATTTGCAGTACGTTGAGCCCTCAACCGCCATACAAATACATCATAAAGCACTACATTAAAGGAATTTTTAGggtttattgctttatttatagtttagtATAGTTTATTGTAGTTTAACTGCCTATTGATCAAAGCATCCTGTCCTGCCTTTGATCTTGAGCCTATATATATAGGCGGCAAGAAGCATCTGCATCATATTTTCTGAAGGACcaacataaaatattcaacTTGAGACAGGAACCATGTCAACTAGTACGAGATTAGATAGTGAACCACGTCCCTCTGAGCAGATCCAGAGGAAAGTCATCCCCTGGAAAGTGACAGCAGACTTGAAGCTGCACAAGGCTGAGAACCCCTGGGAGTCTTCAGTGAGGACAGGTGTTCACAGCTGCGCAAAGCCAGAGAACGATCCAGAGCAGGTCAAGACCCAAGTGGTGTTCAAACTGTTCCGCGGCATCCTTAACAGAGTGACCCCCGAAAAGTTAGATATCCTGGTGAATCAGGTGACTGAACTCCACATCGACACCAAGGAGAGGCTGAGCGGAGTCGTAGAGCTCACCTTCGAAAAGGCCATCTCAGAGCCAAGTTTTTCAGGGGTCTATGCCAAAATGTGCCAAAGCCTCAAGATGGTAAGTATGGCCTTTTGAATTCTTTGAAATTAagcctgtgaatgtttgtgtgttgatattttagCTTAGATAGTGACAAAAAGCCTTCAAGTGTGAGGAATTGGTTCAGAGAAGGAGCACAATATGTGTCTGTGATCTACTAATAAGGACACAATCACTTTAATAAGAATGGTTATTGATAACCTTGTCTGGTATATGTAACAGAAATGTGCTCCTGGATTGGTGTTTACCATTCAAGTCCTAGTTTACACATACCTCTACCAGGCTGATGACATGAATTTAGTGCCATAGTTCTGGGCCAATGGTCAAAGTAATGGGATCGAGGAACTGAGAAGCCATTTGCACTACATAACCCGACCACACATCCTCTCctgtcctgttttctctctttgcagctCACAGTCCACACCCCAGATGGACTGAAAGTCACTTTCAACAAGCTTCTGCTCCTACGTTGTCAAAAGGAGtttgagaaagacaaacatgacaatgaaatcctgaagaagaaacaggaggagctggaggctgcttCAGGGGTACAGTAACGTATTAAGAACTACCAGTTGGGTTTTTCATTTATGCACAAAGGAAGTCATGGTGATTGAACTTGAGTGACTGATGGAGGGGATCCAAAGACAACCACATACTGTGAAAGCATTATGCAAAGATGCTACAGAATCTTATCTATATTTGGAACTGTCATGTTAAACATCTGGGTTTTAGAGATATAAACTTAACTATCCCTCCGctaaagtttctttttcttgatcCATAATATTTTCAACATCTTTCCCTGACAGGAccaggagaagaagcagctcacTGAAGAGTtagaggagattaaatacaaggCCAAAAGGGAGTCTGTGAGTAACCTGAAGTTCCTCGGTGAGCTGTACAAACTTAAAATGCTCACAGATGGCATCGCGTGCGACTGCATTACCAAGCTGCTCAAGGACAATGATGAGGTGTCCCTGGAGTGCCTGTGCACCCTAGTGTCTGCCATCGGCAAGCAGCTAGAACTTGGGATAAGAAAGGTACAACACTCACAGTTACATATAGAGGAAGTGTGTGGTAGAGAGGAAATTAAGTTCACATGCATACTCATTACATGTATATTAGTTCTAATGAATGTGTAGCTGGattaagttttaatttgtgCTTGTCTTCAGACTTGTTTGGACAAGTGTTTTGATCAGATGAAGCAGATTGTAACGGTGAAGAGTACCAGCAACAGGatctgcttcatgttgcagGATGTGCTTGAACTTCGACTTGTAAGTTACagaagcaacacaaaccacagatttACACAAGGATATGCACTGGCAATCATGAGACAAATAAAGCAAAGTGCTTATGAATAGAACCAATCAGATCACAATGATTGATGCAAGTCCATCAGTGCTGAGACCTGCTTTCAAAATTgttatgcaaagaaaatgaaaatgtcagaacacaTTCACTGATCCACTGTGTGGACCACTATCAGCAAAATCTGACAAAGAATGTATTAGTTCAGCAGAATCAACAGAGCATTGCACCATATTACTTGGAAATATGATTCTATGTCACATTGTGCTGATCATCCAACACTATCCTGTTTACTGAAGGATCAGTGGGTTTAATCATTTCTTACATTATTTGTCCTATCTTGttctcatttatgtattttgtgttcatGACTATAGGTATTATGTTGAATATGTTATCAGTCCcttattaattaacattttatttacatttcacataactcattttcttatttcGGCTCTTCTAAGAAAGTATATATTTTCTGACGTCTAATATTCCTTGTTTGGGTCGATCTTGTCAAAAGTGGAACTgttagtaaaatatttatcattaattaccTGTGTCCtgcactctccatctctctcccttccaCCCATTACAGAACAAGTGGGTTCCCCGGCACAAGGACCAGGGCCCCAAGACCATTGGCGAGATCCGCAAAGAGGCTAATCTGGAGGGCCagcggttcaaccagcagccccACCGACGAGACAACCGatggttcaaccagcagcctgaccgacgggacaatcaacggttcaaccagcagcctgaccgacgggacaatcaacggttcaaccagcagcctgaccgacgggacaatcaacggttcaaccagcagcctgaccgacgggacaacAGAGAGTTCAATCAGCAGTCTGATGGACGGGACAACCGACAGTTAAACCAGCAGTCCGACCGACAGAGAGGCCAGcagttcaaccagcagcctgacagaCAAGTCGGTCGATGGTATCA is from Paralichthys olivaceus isolate ysfri-2021 chromosome 17, ASM2471397v2, whole genome shotgun sequence and encodes:
- the LOC138405342 gene encoding uncharacterized protein codes for the protein MSTSTRLDSEPRPSEQIQRKVIPWKVTADLKLHKAENPWESSVRTGVHSCAKPENDPEQVKTQVVFKLFRGILNRVTPEKLDILVNQVTELDIDTKERLSGVVELTFEKAISEPSFSRVYAKMCQSLKMLTVHTPDGLKVTFNKLLLLRCQKEFEKDKDDNEILKKKQEELEAASGDQEKKQLTEELEEIKYKAKRESVSNLKFLGELYKLKMLTDGIACDCITKLLKDNDEVSLECLCTLVSAIGKQLELGIRKTRLDECFDQMKQIVTVKSTSNRICFMLQDVLELRLNKWVPRHKDQGPKTIGEIRKEANLEGQRFNQQPHRREHRWFNQQPDRRDNQRFNQQPDRRDNQRFNQQPDRPDNQRFNQQPDRRDNQRFNQQPDRRDNQRFNQQPDRRDNREFNQQSDGRDNRQLNQQSDRQRGQQFNQQPDRQVGRWYQHHSTFNSTKPSLTEEQLEKKSSAIIKEYLNINDMKEALQCVQELKSTQLLFLFVRKGLEYTLDRNATTRECMGLLLHQLIKSGILPPEQYCKGLQGIIEETEDLAIDIPKIWLYLSELLTPMLLEGGIPMGVLFREISKPLIPLGTAGVLLVHILNGLCKAMSREKAGIMWKEAGLRWKDFLPEDEDVHKFVTEKNVEFTLGKETKESQKKKLSSAEQKKELDTLIQDKADNHTIADWIENNLDEQQTSSNTFIRTLTTCICQSTIISDENYYIVDHDLMRQRATLLKKYLHDEEKQLQALSALQVLMVQMDHPSQLLRMFFDCLYDFDVITIRTYYKWELNKNPGEQQGKDVALQSVTNFFAWLHDLKAANQQKEIVCKVCYAVVSAPQGNTTNMFNHLKFSYKVVYDKVLTEQKTQKSARASTSATATATQSSIEDTLSNAAPYLTGSRLQREITEAVTFMLAKDMCPISTVCNPGFKTLVKTMDKRQLETGTMSTSTRLDSEPRPSEQIQRKVIPWKVTADLKLHKAENPWESSVRTGVHSCAKPENDPEQVKTQVVFKLFRGILNRVTPEKLDILVNQVTELHIDTKERLSGVVELTFEKAISEPSFSGVYAKMCQSLKMLTVHTPDGLKVTFNKLLLLRCQKEFEKDKHDNEILKKKQEELEAASGDQEKKQLTEELEEIKYKAKRESVSNLKFLGELYKLKMLTDGIACDCITKLLKDNDEVSLECLCTLVSAIGKQLELGIRKTCLDKCFDQMKQIVTVKSTSNRICFMLQDVLELRLNKWVPRHKDQGPKTIGEIRKEANLEGQRFNQQPHRRDNRWFNQQPDRRDNQRFNQQPDRRDNQRFNQQPDRRDNQRFNQQPDRRDNREFNQQSDGRDNRQLNQQSDRQRGQQFNQQPDRQVGRWYQHHSTFNSTKPSLTEEQLEKKSSAIIKEYLNINDMKEALQCVQELKSTQLLFLFVRKGLEYTLDRNATTRERMGLLLHQLIKSGILPPEQYCKGLQGIIEETEDLAIDIPKIWLYLSELLTPMLLEGGIPMGVLFREISKPLIPLGTAGVLLVHILNGLCKAMSREKAGIMWKEAGLRWKDFLPEDEDVHKFVTEKNVEFTLDKETKESQKKKLSSAEQKKELDTLIQDKADNHTIADWIENNLDEQQTSSNTFIRTLTTCICQSTIISDENYYIVDHDLMRQRATLLKKYLHDEEKQLQALSALQVLMVQMDHPSQLLRMFFDCLYDFDVITIRTYYKWELNKNPGEQQGKDLALQSVTNFFAWLHDLKAANR